One window of Calonectris borealis chromosome 28, bCalBor7.hap1.2, whole genome shotgun sequence genomic DNA carries:
- the TLE2 gene encoding transducin-like enhancer protein 2 isoform X6, with the protein MFPQGRHPTPLQPGQPFKFSVLEICDRIKEEFQFLQAQYHSLKLECEKLVSEKTEMQRHYVMYYEMSYGLNIEMHKQAEIVKRLSAICAQIIPFLTQEHQQQVLQAVERAKQVTMGELNSIVGQQQLQHLSHHASPIPLTPHPSSMQPSSLSGVSGTSGLLALSGALMAQSQLAAKEDRVAQDGENRERTPSRSVSASPPESLQDEEQTGGTGLKRKREEKDLPGHYDSDGDKSDYNLVVDETDPAASAPTSKPSSSSPPRDSLTPGPGPSSAALLRQPPTKAPATDTITLRSPLSMSSPYTSSFGMVPHATLNGELPAPSMYMGIHLSPQVSSAVMYGRSPMVAFESHPHLRASTISSSLSTISGGKPAYSFHVSADGQMQPVPFPPDALIGSGIPRHARQLHTLTHGEVVCAVTISSSTQHVYTGGKGCVKVWDVGQPGTKTAVAQLDCLNRDNYIRSCKLLPDGRSLIVGGEASTLSIWDLAAPTPRIKAELTSSAPACYALAISPDAKVCFSCCSDGNIVVWDLQNQTMVRQFQGHTDGASCIDISNYGTKLWTGGLDNTVRCWDLREGRQLQQHDFSSQIFSLGYCPTGEWLAVGMESSNVEILHVTKPEKYQLHLHESCVLSLKFASCGKWFVSTGKDNLLNAWRTPYGASIFQSKESSSVLSCDISVNDKFIVTGSGDKKATVYEVVY; encoded by the exons ATGTTCCCGCAGGGACGGCACCCG ACCCCCCTCCAGCCCGGGCAGCCCTTCAAGTTCTCGGTCCTGGAAATCTGCGATCGCATCAAGGAGGAATTTCAGTTCCTGCAGGCTCAGTACCACAG CCTGAAGCTGGAATGTGAGAAGCTGGTGAGCGAGAAGACGGAGATGCAGAGACATTATGTCATG TACTACGAGATGTCCTACGGGCTGAACATTGAAATGCACAAGCAG GCAGAGATTGTCAAGAGACTGAGTGCCATCTGCGCCCAGATTATTCCCTTTCTGACGCAGGAG caccagcagcaggtcctgcaggCTGTGGAGCGAGCCAAGCAGGTGACCATGGGGGAGCTGAACAGCATCGTCGGG cagcagcagcttcagcaccTCTCCCACCACGCATCCCCCATCCCGCTGACACCCCACCCCTCCAGCATGCAGCCTTCTAGCCTGAGCGGGGTCAGCGGCACCTCGGGGCTCCTGGCCCTCTCGGGGGCATTGATGGCACAGTCTCAGCTGGCTGCCAAGGAGGACAGAGTGGCCCAGGATGGGGAGAACAGAG AGCGCACCCCGAGCCGG AGCGTTTCTGCTTCCCCTCCCGAAAGCCTGCAGGACGAGGAGCAGACAGGAGGCACGGGGCTGAAGCGGAAGCGGGAGGAGAAGGACCTGCCTGGGCATTAT GATAGCGATGGGGACAAGAGCGACTATAACCTTGTGGTGGATGAG ACTGACCCTGCAGCCAGCGCTCCCACCTCCAAACCCTCCTCATCTTCGCCGCCTCGCGATTCCCTCACGCCCGGCCCCGGACCCAGCTCGGCCGCCCTGCTCCGGCAGCCCCCCACCAAGGCACCTGCCACCGACACCATCA CTCTCCGCAGCCCACTGAGCATGTCCAGCCCCTACACATCCTCCTTTGGAATGGTGCCTCATGCCACCCTCAACGGggagctcccagctcccagcatgTACATGGGCATCCACCTTTCGCCGCAGGTCAGCAGTGCCGTGATGTACGGCCGGTCCCCGATG GTGGCTTTTGAGTCGCACCCTCACCTGAGGGCTTCCACCATCTCATCTTCACTCTCCACCATCTCTGGAGGGAAACC CGCCTACTCCTTCCACGTCAGCGCCGACGGGCAAATGCAACCGGTGCCATTCCCACCCGACGCCCTCATCGGTTCCGGCATCCCCCGCCACGCGCGGCAGCTCCACACCCTGACCCACGGCGAGGTGGTCTGCGCCGTCACCATCAGCAGCTCCACCCAGCACGTCTACACCGGGGGCAAGGGCTGCGTGAAGGTGTGGGACGTGGGGCAGCCGGGCACCAAGACGGCTGTGGCTCAGCTGGACTGCTTG AACCGTGACAACTACATCCGTTCCTGCAAGCTGCTCCCCGACGGCCGCAGCCTGATCGTGGGGGGGGAGGCCAGCACCCTCTCCATCTGGGACCTGGCAGCCCCCACGCCCCGCATCAAGGCCGAACTCACCTCCTCTGCCCCCGCCTGCTACGCCCTGGCCATCAGCCCCGACGCCAAAGtctgcttctcctgctgcagcGACGGCAACATCGTGGTATGGGACCTGCAGAACCAGACCATGGTGAG GCAGTTTCAAGGTCACACGGATGGTGCCAGCTGCATTGACATCTCTAACTACGGCACCAAGCTGTGGACAGGGGGACTGGACAACACGGTGCGGTGCTGGGACCTGCGGGAGGGGCGTCAGCTGCAGCAGCACGACTTCAGCTCTCAG aTCTTCTCCCTGGGGTACTGCCCGACGGGAGAGTGGCTGGCGGTGGGCATGGAGAGCAGCAACGTGGAGATCCTGCACGTGACCAAACCCGAAAAGTACCAGCTGCACCTCCATGAAAGCTGCGTCCTCTCCCTCAAATTCGCCTCCTGCG GGAAATGGTTCGTGAGCACGGGGAAGGACAACCTGCTGAACGCCTGGCGGACGCCCTACGGAGCCAGCATCTTCCAG TCTAAAGAGTCCTCGTCGGTGCTGAGCTGCGACATCTCCGTCAACGACAAATTCATCGTGACGGGCTCCGGCGACAAGAAGGCCACAGTGTACGAGGTGGTGTACTGA
- the TLE2 gene encoding transducin-like enhancer protein 2 isoform X9 has protein sequence MFPQGRHPTPLQPGQPFKFSVLEICDRIKEEFQFLQAQYHSLKLECEKLVSEKTEMQRHYVMQQLQHLSHHASPIPLTPHPSSMQPSSLSGVSGTSGLLALSGALMAQSQLAAKEDRVAQDGENRERTPSRSVSASPPESLQDEEQTGGTGLKRKREEKDLPGHYDSDGDKSDYNLVVDEDPPSEPGSPSRTPSSRLPPARQEMPESPASIASSRSTPPLKPKDQSLTDPAASAPTSKPSSSSPPRDSLTPGPGPSSAALLRQPPTKAPATDTITLRSPLSMSSPYTSSFGMVPHATLNGELPAPSMYMGIHLSPQVSSAVMYGRSPMVAFESHPHLRASTISSSLSTISGGKPAYSFHVSADGQMQPVPFPPDALIGSGIPRHARQLHTLTHGEVVCAVTISSSTQHVYTGGKGCVKVWDVGQPGTKTAVAQLDCLNRDNYIRSCKLLPDGRSLIVGGEASTLSIWDLAAPTPRIKAELTSSAPACYALAISPDAKVCFSCCSDGNIVVWDLQNQTMVRQFQGHTDGASCIDISNYGTKLWTGGLDNTVRCWDLREGRQLQQHDFSSQIFSLGYCPTGEWLAVGMESSNVEILHVTKPEKYQLHLHESCVLSLKFASCGKWFVSTGKDNLLNAWRTPYGASIFQSKESSSVLSCDISVNDKFIVTGSGDKKATVYEVVY, from the exons ATGTTCCCGCAGGGACGGCACCCG ACCCCCCTCCAGCCCGGGCAGCCCTTCAAGTTCTCGGTCCTGGAAATCTGCGATCGCATCAAGGAGGAATTTCAGTTCCTGCAGGCTCAGTACCACAG CCTGAAGCTGGAATGTGAGAAGCTGGTGAGCGAGAAGACGGAGATGCAGAGACATTATGTCATG cagcagcttcagcaccTCTCCCACCACGCATCCCCCATCCCGCTGACACCCCACCCCTCCAGCATGCAGCCTTCTAGCCTGAGCGGGGTCAGCGGCACCTCGGGGCTCCTGGCCCTCTCGGGGGCATTGATGGCACAGTCTCAGCTGGCTGCCAAGGAGGACAGAGTGGCCCAGGATGGGGAGAACAGAG AGCGCACCCCGAGCCGG AGCGTTTCTGCTTCCCCTCCCGAAAGCCTGCAGGACGAGGAGCAGACAGGAGGCACGGGGCTGAAGCGGAAGCGGGAGGAGAAGGACCTGCCTGGGCATTAT GATAGCGATGGGGACAAGAGCGACTATAACCTTGTGGTGGATGAG gaccccccgtcggagcccggcagccccagccgcaCACCCAGCAGCCGGCTCCCACCAGCCCGGCAGGAGATGCCCGAGAGCCCTGCCTCCATCGCCTCCAGCCGGAGCACGCCGCCTCTCAAGCCGAAGGACCAGAGTCTG ACTGACCCTGCAGCCAGCGCTCCCACCTCCAAACCCTCCTCATCTTCGCCGCCTCGCGATTCCCTCACGCCCGGCCCCGGACCCAGCTCGGCCGCCCTGCTCCGGCAGCCCCCCACCAAGGCACCTGCCACCGACACCATCA CTCTCCGCAGCCCACTGAGCATGTCCAGCCCCTACACATCCTCCTTTGGAATGGTGCCTCATGCCACCCTCAACGGggagctcccagctcccagcatgTACATGGGCATCCACCTTTCGCCGCAGGTCAGCAGTGCCGTGATGTACGGCCGGTCCCCGATG GTGGCTTTTGAGTCGCACCCTCACCTGAGGGCTTCCACCATCTCATCTTCACTCTCCACCATCTCTGGAGGGAAACC CGCCTACTCCTTCCACGTCAGCGCCGACGGGCAAATGCAACCGGTGCCATTCCCACCCGACGCCCTCATCGGTTCCGGCATCCCCCGCCACGCGCGGCAGCTCCACACCCTGACCCACGGCGAGGTGGTCTGCGCCGTCACCATCAGCAGCTCCACCCAGCACGTCTACACCGGGGGCAAGGGCTGCGTGAAGGTGTGGGACGTGGGGCAGCCGGGCACCAAGACGGCTGTGGCTCAGCTGGACTGCTTG AACCGTGACAACTACATCCGTTCCTGCAAGCTGCTCCCCGACGGCCGCAGCCTGATCGTGGGGGGGGAGGCCAGCACCCTCTCCATCTGGGACCTGGCAGCCCCCACGCCCCGCATCAAGGCCGAACTCACCTCCTCTGCCCCCGCCTGCTACGCCCTGGCCATCAGCCCCGACGCCAAAGtctgcttctcctgctgcagcGACGGCAACATCGTGGTATGGGACCTGCAGAACCAGACCATGGTGAG GCAGTTTCAAGGTCACACGGATGGTGCCAGCTGCATTGACATCTCTAACTACGGCACCAAGCTGTGGACAGGGGGACTGGACAACACGGTGCGGTGCTGGGACCTGCGGGAGGGGCGTCAGCTGCAGCAGCACGACTTCAGCTCTCAG aTCTTCTCCCTGGGGTACTGCCCGACGGGAGAGTGGCTGGCGGTGGGCATGGAGAGCAGCAACGTGGAGATCCTGCACGTGACCAAACCCGAAAAGTACCAGCTGCACCTCCATGAAAGCTGCGTCCTCTCCCTCAAATTCGCCTCCTGCG GGAAATGGTTCGTGAGCACGGGGAAGGACAACCTGCTGAACGCCTGGCGGACGCCCTACGGAGCCAGCATCTTCCAG TCTAAAGAGTCCTCGTCGGTGCTGAGCTGCGACATCTCCGTCAACGACAAATTCATCGTGACGGGCTCCGGCGACAAGAAGGCCACAGTGTACGAGGTGGTGTACTGA
- the TLE2 gene encoding transducin-like enhancer protein 2 isoform X7 translates to MFPQGRHPTPLQPGQPFKFSVLEICDRIKEEFQFLQAQYHSLKLECEKLVSEKTEMQRHYVMYYEMSYGLNIEMHKQQQLQHLSHHASPIPLTPHPSSMQPSSLSGVSGTSGLLALSGALMAQSQLAAKEDRVAQDGENRERTPSRSVSASPPESLQDEEQTGGTGLKRKREEKDLPGHYDSDGDKSDYNLVVDEDPPSEPGSPSRTPSSRLPPARQEMPESPASIASSRSTPPLKPKDQSLTDPAASAPTSKPSSSSPPRDSLTPGPGPSSAALLRQPPTKAPATDTITLRSPLSMSSPYTSSFGMVPHATLNGELPAPSMYMGIHLSPQVSSAVMYGRSPMVAFESHPHLRASTISSSLSTISGGKPAYSFHVSADGQMQPVPFPPDALIGSGIPRHARQLHTLTHGEVVCAVTISSSTQHVYTGGKGCVKVWDVGQPGTKTAVAQLDCLNRDNYIRSCKLLPDGRSLIVGGEASTLSIWDLAAPTPRIKAELTSSAPACYALAISPDAKVCFSCCSDGNIVVWDLQNQTMVRQFQGHTDGASCIDISNYGTKLWTGGLDNTVRCWDLREGRQLQQHDFSSQIFSLGYCPTGEWLAVGMESSNVEILHVTKPEKYQLHLHESCVLSLKFASCGKWFVSTGKDNLLNAWRTPYGASIFQSKESSSVLSCDISVNDKFIVTGSGDKKATVYEVVY, encoded by the exons ATGTTCCCGCAGGGACGGCACCCG ACCCCCCTCCAGCCCGGGCAGCCCTTCAAGTTCTCGGTCCTGGAAATCTGCGATCGCATCAAGGAGGAATTTCAGTTCCTGCAGGCTCAGTACCACAG CCTGAAGCTGGAATGTGAGAAGCTGGTGAGCGAGAAGACGGAGATGCAGAGACATTATGTCATG TACTACGAGATGTCCTACGGGCTGAACATTGAAATGCACAAGCAG cagcagcttcagcaccTCTCCCACCACGCATCCCCCATCCCGCTGACACCCCACCCCTCCAGCATGCAGCCTTCTAGCCTGAGCGGGGTCAGCGGCACCTCGGGGCTCCTGGCCCTCTCGGGGGCATTGATGGCACAGTCTCAGCTGGCTGCCAAGGAGGACAGAGTGGCCCAGGATGGGGAGAACAGAG AGCGCACCCCGAGCCGG AGCGTTTCTGCTTCCCCTCCCGAAAGCCTGCAGGACGAGGAGCAGACAGGAGGCACGGGGCTGAAGCGGAAGCGGGAGGAGAAGGACCTGCCTGGGCATTAT GATAGCGATGGGGACAAGAGCGACTATAACCTTGTGGTGGATGAG gaccccccgtcggagcccggcagccccagccgcaCACCCAGCAGCCGGCTCCCACCAGCCCGGCAGGAGATGCCCGAGAGCCCTGCCTCCATCGCCTCCAGCCGGAGCACGCCGCCTCTCAAGCCGAAGGACCAGAGTCTG ACTGACCCTGCAGCCAGCGCTCCCACCTCCAAACCCTCCTCATCTTCGCCGCCTCGCGATTCCCTCACGCCCGGCCCCGGACCCAGCTCGGCCGCCCTGCTCCGGCAGCCCCCCACCAAGGCACCTGCCACCGACACCATCA CTCTCCGCAGCCCACTGAGCATGTCCAGCCCCTACACATCCTCCTTTGGAATGGTGCCTCATGCCACCCTCAACGGggagctcccagctcccagcatgTACATGGGCATCCACCTTTCGCCGCAGGTCAGCAGTGCCGTGATGTACGGCCGGTCCCCGATG GTGGCTTTTGAGTCGCACCCTCACCTGAGGGCTTCCACCATCTCATCTTCACTCTCCACCATCTCTGGAGGGAAACC CGCCTACTCCTTCCACGTCAGCGCCGACGGGCAAATGCAACCGGTGCCATTCCCACCCGACGCCCTCATCGGTTCCGGCATCCCCCGCCACGCGCGGCAGCTCCACACCCTGACCCACGGCGAGGTGGTCTGCGCCGTCACCATCAGCAGCTCCACCCAGCACGTCTACACCGGGGGCAAGGGCTGCGTGAAGGTGTGGGACGTGGGGCAGCCGGGCACCAAGACGGCTGTGGCTCAGCTGGACTGCTTG AACCGTGACAACTACATCCGTTCCTGCAAGCTGCTCCCCGACGGCCGCAGCCTGATCGTGGGGGGGGAGGCCAGCACCCTCTCCATCTGGGACCTGGCAGCCCCCACGCCCCGCATCAAGGCCGAACTCACCTCCTCTGCCCCCGCCTGCTACGCCCTGGCCATCAGCCCCGACGCCAAAGtctgcttctcctgctgcagcGACGGCAACATCGTGGTATGGGACCTGCAGAACCAGACCATGGTGAG GCAGTTTCAAGGTCACACGGATGGTGCCAGCTGCATTGACATCTCTAACTACGGCACCAAGCTGTGGACAGGGGGACTGGACAACACGGTGCGGTGCTGGGACCTGCGGGAGGGGCGTCAGCTGCAGCAGCACGACTTCAGCTCTCAG aTCTTCTCCCTGGGGTACTGCCCGACGGGAGAGTGGCTGGCGGTGGGCATGGAGAGCAGCAACGTGGAGATCCTGCACGTGACCAAACCCGAAAAGTACCAGCTGCACCTCCATGAAAGCTGCGTCCTCTCCCTCAAATTCGCCTCCTGCG GGAAATGGTTCGTGAGCACGGGGAAGGACAACCTGCTGAACGCCTGGCGGACGCCCTACGGAGCCAGCATCTTCCAG TCTAAAGAGTCCTCGTCGGTGCTGAGCTGCGACATCTCCGTCAACGACAAATTCATCGTGACGGGCTCCGGCGACAAGAAGGCCACAGTGTACGAGGTGGTGTACTGA
- the TLE2 gene encoding transducin-like enhancer protein 2 isoform X1: MFPQGRHPTPLQPGQPFKFSVLEICDRIKEEFQFLQAQYHSLKLECEKLVSEKTEMQRHYVMYYEMSYGLNIEMHKQAEIVKRLSAICAQIIPFLTQEHQQQVLQAVERAKQVTMGELNSIVGQQQLQHLSHHASPIPLTPHPSSMQPSSLSGVSGTSGLLALSGALMAQSQLAAKEDRVAQDGENRERTPSRSVSASPPESLQDEEQTGGTGLKRKREEKDLPGHYDSDGDKSDYNLVVDEDPPSEPGSPSRTPSSRLPPARQEMPESPASIASSRSTPPLKPKDQSLTDPAASAPTSKPSSSSPPRDSLTPGPGPSSAALLRQPPTKAPATDTITLRSPLSMSSPYTSSFGMVPHATLNGELPAPSMYMGIHLSPQVSSAVMYGRSPMVAFESHPHLRASTISSSLSTISGGKPAYSFHVSADGQMQPVPFPPDALIGSGIPRHARQLHTLTHGEVVCAVTISSSTQHVYTGGKGCVKVWDVGQPGTKTAVAQLDCLNRDNYIRSCKLLPDGRSLIVGGEASTLSIWDLAAPTPRIKAELTSSAPACYALAISPDAKVCFSCCSDGNIVVWDLQNQTMVRQFQGHTDGASCIDISNYGTKLWTGGLDNTVRCWDLREGRQLQQHDFSSQIFSLGYCPTGEWLAVGMESSNVEILHVTKPEKYQLHLHESCVLSLKFASCGKWFVSTGKDNLLNAWRTPYGASIFQSKESSSVLSCDISVNDKFIVTGSGDKKATVYEVVY, from the exons ATGTTCCCGCAGGGACGGCACCCG ACCCCCCTCCAGCCCGGGCAGCCCTTCAAGTTCTCGGTCCTGGAAATCTGCGATCGCATCAAGGAGGAATTTCAGTTCCTGCAGGCTCAGTACCACAG CCTGAAGCTGGAATGTGAGAAGCTGGTGAGCGAGAAGACGGAGATGCAGAGACATTATGTCATG TACTACGAGATGTCCTACGGGCTGAACATTGAAATGCACAAGCAG GCAGAGATTGTCAAGAGACTGAGTGCCATCTGCGCCCAGATTATTCCCTTTCTGACGCAGGAG caccagcagcaggtcctgcaggCTGTGGAGCGAGCCAAGCAGGTGACCATGGGGGAGCTGAACAGCATCGTCGGG cagcagcagcttcagcaccTCTCCCACCACGCATCCCCCATCCCGCTGACACCCCACCCCTCCAGCATGCAGCCTTCTAGCCTGAGCGGGGTCAGCGGCACCTCGGGGCTCCTGGCCCTCTCGGGGGCATTGATGGCACAGTCTCAGCTGGCTGCCAAGGAGGACAGAGTGGCCCAGGATGGGGAGAACAGAG AGCGCACCCCGAGCCGG AGCGTTTCTGCTTCCCCTCCCGAAAGCCTGCAGGACGAGGAGCAGACAGGAGGCACGGGGCTGAAGCGGAAGCGGGAGGAGAAGGACCTGCCTGGGCATTAT GATAGCGATGGGGACAAGAGCGACTATAACCTTGTGGTGGATGAG gaccccccgtcggagcccggcagccccagccgcaCACCCAGCAGCCGGCTCCCACCAGCCCGGCAGGAGATGCCCGAGAGCCCTGCCTCCATCGCCTCCAGCCGGAGCACGCCGCCTCTCAAGCCGAAGGACCAGAGTCTG ACTGACCCTGCAGCCAGCGCTCCCACCTCCAAACCCTCCTCATCTTCGCCGCCTCGCGATTCCCTCACGCCCGGCCCCGGACCCAGCTCGGCCGCCCTGCTCCGGCAGCCCCCCACCAAGGCACCTGCCACCGACACCATCA CTCTCCGCAGCCCACTGAGCATGTCCAGCCCCTACACATCCTCCTTTGGAATGGTGCCTCATGCCACCCTCAACGGggagctcccagctcccagcatgTACATGGGCATCCACCTTTCGCCGCAGGTCAGCAGTGCCGTGATGTACGGCCGGTCCCCGATG GTGGCTTTTGAGTCGCACCCTCACCTGAGGGCTTCCACCATCTCATCTTCACTCTCCACCATCTCTGGAGGGAAACC CGCCTACTCCTTCCACGTCAGCGCCGACGGGCAAATGCAACCGGTGCCATTCCCACCCGACGCCCTCATCGGTTCCGGCATCCCCCGCCACGCGCGGCAGCTCCACACCCTGACCCACGGCGAGGTGGTCTGCGCCGTCACCATCAGCAGCTCCACCCAGCACGTCTACACCGGGGGCAAGGGCTGCGTGAAGGTGTGGGACGTGGGGCAGCCGGGCACCAAGACGGCTGTGGCTCAGCTGGACTGCTTG AACCGTGACAACTACATCCGTTCCTGCAAGCTGCTCCCCGACGGCCGCAGCCTGATCGTGGGGGGGGAGGCCAGCACCCTCTCCATCTGGGACCTGGCAGCCCCCACGCCCCGCATCAAGGCCGAACTCACCTCCTCTGCCCCCGCCTGCTACGCCCTGGCCATCAGCCCCGACGCCAAAGtctgcttctcctgctgcagcGACGGCAACATCGTGGTATGGGACCTGCAGAACCAGACCATGGTGAG GCAGTTTCAAGGTCACACGGATGGTGCCAGCTGCATTGACATCTCTAACTACGGCACCAAGCTGTGGACAGGGGGACTGGACAACACGGTGCGGTGCTGGGACCTGCGGGAGGGGCGTCAGCTGCAGCAGCACGACTTCAGCTCTCAG aTCTTCTCCCTGGGGTACTGCCCGACGGGAGAGTGGCTGGCGGTGGGCATGGAGAGCAGCAACGTGGAGATCCTGCACGTGACCAAACCCGAAAAGTACCAGCTGCACCTCCATGAAAGCTGCGTCCTCTCCCTCAAATTCGCCTCCTGCG GGAAATGGTTCGTGAGCACGGGGAAGGACAACCTGCTGAACGCCTGGCGGACGCCCTACGGAGCCAGCATCTTCCAG TCTAAAGAGTCCTCGTCGGTGCTGAGCTGCGACATCTCCGTCAACGACAAATTCATCGTGACGGGCTCCGGCGACAAGAAGGCCACAGTGTACGAGGTGGTGTACTGA
- the TLE2 gene encoding transducin-like enhancer protein 2 isoform X5, with amino-acid sequence MFPQGRHPTPLQPGQPFKFSVLEICDRIKEEFQFLQAQYHSLKLECEKLVSEKTEMQRHYVMYYEMSYGLNIEMHKQQQQLQHLSHHASPIPLTPHPSSMQPSSLSGVSGTSGLLALSGALMAQSQLAAKEDRVAQDGENRERTPSRSVSASPPESLQDEEQTGGTGLKRKREEKDLPGHYDSDGDKSDYNLVVDEDPPSEPGSPSRTPSSRLPPARQEMPESPASIASSRSTPPLKPKDQSLTDPAASAPTSKPSSSSPPRDSLTPGPGPSSAALLRQPPTKAPATDTITLRSPLSMSSPYTSSFGMVPHATLNGELPAPSMYMGIHLSPQVSSAVMYGRSPMVAFESHPHLRASTISSSLSTISGGKPAYSFHVSADGQMQPVPFPPDALIGSGIPRHARQLHTLTHGEVVCAVTISSSTQHVYTGGKGCVKVWDVGQPGTKTAVAQLDCLNRDNYIRSCKLLPDGRSLIVGGEASTLSIWDLAAPTPRIKAELTSSAPACYALAISPDAKVCFSCCSDGNIVVWDLQNQTMVRQFQGHTDGASCIDISNYGTKLWTGGLDNTVRCWDLREGRQLQQHDFSSQIFSLGYCPTGEWLAVGMESSNVEILHVTKPEKYQLHLHESCVLSLKFASCGKWFVSTGKDNLLNAWRTPYGASIFQSKESSSVLSCDISVNDKFIVTGSGDKKATVYEVVY; translated from the exons ATGTTCCCGCAGGGACGGCACCCG ACCCCCCTCCAGCCCGGGCAGCCCTTCAAGTTCTCGGTCCTGGAAATCTGCGATCGCATCAAGGAGGAATTTCAGTTCCTGCAGGCTCAGTACCACAG CCTGAAGCTGGAATGTGAGAAGCTGGTGAGCGAGAAGACGGAGATGCAGAGACATTATGTCATG TACTACGAGATGTCCTACGGGCTGAACATTGAAATGCACAAGCAG cagcagcagcttcagcaccTCTCCCACCACGCATCCCCCATCCCGCTGACACCCCACCCCTCCAGCATGCAGCCTTCTAGCCTGAGCGGGGTCAGCGGCACCTCGGGGCTCCTGGCCCTCTCGGGGGCATTGATGGCACAGTCTCAGCTGGCTGCCAAGGAGGACAGAGTGGCCCAGGATGGGGAGAACAGAG AGCGCACCCCGAGCCGG AGCGTTTCTGCTTCCCCTCCCGAAAGCCTGCAGGACGAGGAGCAGACAGGAGGCACGGGGCTGAAGCGGAAGCGGGAGGAGAAGGACCTGCCTGGGCATTAT GATAGCGATGGGGACAAGAGCGACTATAACCTTGTGGTGGATGAG gaccccccgtcggagcccggcagccccagccgcaCACCCAGCAGCCGGCTCCCACCAGCCCGGCAGGAGATGCCCGAGAGCCCTGCCTCCATCGCCTCCAGCCGGAGCACGCCGCCTCTCAAGCCGAAGGACCAGAGTCTG ACTGACCCTGCAGCCAGCGCTCCCACCTCCAAACCCTCCTCATCTTCGCCGCCTCGCGATTCCCTCACGCCCGGCCCCGGACCCAGCTCGGCCGCCCTGCTCCGGCAGCCCCCCACCAAGGCACCTGCCACCGACACCATCA CTCTCCGCAGCCCACTGAGCATGTCCAGCCCCTACACATCCTCCTTTGGAATGGTGCCTCATGCCACCCTCAACGGggagctcccagctcccagcatgTACATGGGCATCCACCTTTCGCCGCAGGTCAGCAGTGCCGTGATGTACGGCCGGTCCCCGATG GTGGCTTTTGAGTCGCACCCTCACCTGAGGGCTTCCACCATCTCATCTTCACTCTCCACCATCTCTGGAGGGAAACC CGCCTACTCCTTCCACGTCAGCGCCGACGGGCAAATGCAACCGGTGCCATTCCCACCCGACGCCCTCATCGGTTCCGGCATCCCCCGCCACGCGCGGCAGCTCCACACCCTGACCCACGGCGAGGTGGTCTGCGCCGTCACCATCAGCAGCTCCACCCAGCACGTCTACACCGGGGGCAAGGGCTGCGTGAAGGTGTGGGACGTGGGGCAGCCGGGCACCAAGACGGCTGTGGCTCAGCTGGACTGCTTG AACCGTGACAACTACATCCGTTCCTGCAAGCTGCTCCCCGACGGCCGCAGCCTGATCGTGGGGGGGGAGGCCAGCACCCTCTCCATCTGGGACCTGGCAGCCCCCACGCCCCGCATCAAGGCCGAACTCACCTCCTCTGCCCCCGCCTGCTACGCCCTGGCCATCAGCCCCGACGCCAAAGtctgcttctcctgctgcagcGACGGCAACATCGTGGTATGGGACCTGCAGAACCAGACCATGGTGAG GCAGTTTCAAGGTCACACGGATGGTGCCAGCTGCATTGACATCTCTAACTACGGCACCAAGCTGTGGACAGGGGGACTGGACAACACGGTGCGGTGCTGGGACCTGCGGGAGGGGCGTCAGCTGCAGCAGCACGACTTCAGCTCTCAG aTCTTCTCCCTGGGGTACTGCCCGACGGGAGAGTGGCTGGCGGTGGGCATGGAGAGCAGCAACGTGGAGATCCTGCACGTGACCAAACCCGAAAAGTACCAGCTGCACCTCCATGAAAGCTGCGTCCTCTCCCTCAAATTCGCCTCCTGCG GGAAATGGTTCGTGAGCACGGGGAAGGACAACCTGCTGAACGCCTGGCGGACGCCCTACGGAGCCAGCATCTTCCAG TCTAAAGAGTCCTCGTCGGTGCTGAGCTGCGACATCTCCGTCAACGACAAATTCATCGTGACGGGCTCCGGCGACAAGAAGGCCACAGTGTACGAGGTGGTGTACTGA